In Nematostella vectensis chromosome 12, jaNemVect1.1, whole genome shotgun sequence, the genomic window TTCATATCAGATATAGATCGTAACACCGCAATTGGAAATTATAAATACCCTATAGATACCCTGAATCACCTGAcacagatttaaaaaaaatttatctcagataattttttaaagGAAGCAGCGCGATAATGAAATTTGAATCGCCTGACAcagattcaaaaagatttaAGATTTTCTTGCTGGAAGCAGCAAGTCAATGAACCCTGTATTGCTTTGAAGATCACCTATAACACTCGCGTTATTAGCATTTTGTTCATTTCCAAGAAATGTAAAACTGTAAAACTGTTCATCGCTTTACTTTTGTCAGAGTATTCATTACCTCCATTGTTTTGGGCATACCACACGAAAACGAGGCTGACCTGTGGCTGATCCAGGGGGTCCACCGAAAATAGACTTATGAATTTGCTTCATAAATTTACCCCCAGTAACTAGAGTCATCCGTTGACTTGAGGATACCGAGGTACGCGCTCGTCGGATTAAAGCAAATGCCAACAAACTATATATAAATTTAAAGCTTAATGATTGTACTTTCCTCCtaagataattattttttatacgcGCTTAATTTTAAGTGCTTTTGCTTGGTCCGAAGTGCGAAATCGACCACTTTTAAACATGCGAATTATTTATACAGACCAAAAGCGCGTAACCTCCCGGGATCTGCTTAATATCTTTTGTCATGTACTGAACTGACAAACCGTGTCTACatttgacgtcacacaacCTCGTTGATTTAATAATCGAGGGTCAAATTTAGGCGTGGAATAATTTTGCTTCCTTGGCTACAACGCGCTAATTAAGTCCGTAgcaaaaaaaggttttgattATCCGCGGCACGGTGTGACAGAACAATATCTATACTAGACGCTTGCCAAGTTGCGCAGGAGTCGGGCGGTTAGAAGTGTACCCTTAATTCACATATTTAGAGCAAGATGGGGTGAAATTTGATTGCGAGATATCGGGGATTGGAGTTGTGTAAACATTAGAGGCAGCGTGACAGTAATGTCAGATAAATTTATTGACATACTTGACAAAACATTgcgttgctatggcaaccagGGGGGCTTAATTACCCCGAAATCATGGTATCCAGTCTTACAGTGATAactcctttatttttttatcaatagcCACCAAACTTTCAGGAAATCTTCTACTACAACATATGCATACAATGAAGTATAGAAATTACCCTGgtgatatttttcaaattagaGGAATATTTTGTCAGAAACTAATATTTGGATATTTGTTTGTCAggtttgaaaattatttttaatttaagaTTTAAAGCAAATGTTTATCCTTTAGGTCTTTGTATAAGAATACATATACTGCACATCCCCTGAAAAAAATAGCCAATTCCAACAAATTCTCTGGAAGATATCACTGTTAGAGTATTACTAATATACGAAAATCTCACAATTTGAGAAATCTCAAGTTAAAGATAACGTAAATGTGTAAATTCATAATATAAGGGCAGTTTTCAGATCATACTTTCTAAAATCCACCAGGATAATATAAAGAGCCCTCAGCTTGCTTCTTCTTGtcctctttcttttttcttttgcctCTCAGGACCTTTCTCCTTGTTTTAGATGCCTCCTTACTTTTATACTCTGCAAGCCGAACTCTAGAAGTATCCTCAAGGCCACAGCCTGCTTCCGTATATTTGCCGGCAGGGATTTTTAGGTCTTCCAACAATCTTAGTACAGAGCTGTACCCCAAGTTAAAATGACATACAGCATCATACAAGCCCAATTCAAGAATATCACTGCCGACATACACCTCCTTGGGCACTCGCTGCCAAATCATTGCATTCAAACGCTCATTCTGGTTCTGTGTTTTGCCATGTAGGCATTTCTCCAGCAGACTGGCTTCACTTAGCCTAACATATACTGGCTTTACCTTGGCCAGTATCTCCAATGACAGACCAGCACTTTGCTTAAATGTATTGGTGTGGTCTGCTTTGTCTTTCTGATATTTACACCAGCTTGTGCTTCAAGTCGGGCAGTGGTCATGCAGCACTCTGGCTTCATTAGAAGCACAATGCATAAGACTAGCATGAATCGCATCTGCTCCAAGTTTCCAACATTTGAACGTATGGCAATGCCATAATAATTCTGTAGTTTGTCAATGAGTGCATCGGTTAGCTTGCCTTTGCCGCCTAGACCTGGGGTGTCACGTTTCAGTTTTCGAAGGGAGTTACCAACTCTCTTCTGTACGTGCCCAATACACTACTTTTTCTTAACTATAATATTGTCAGCCTCATAGACTTTCTCAACTCTATTAAAACTTTTGCAatcgccatcaccataatATTCAGTGTAACGGATATTGTGGGTTTCTACAGAACGATTGAAGATTCGCTGTACACCCTCAGGCTCCATAGCAGGTGCGGAACCCCTGAAGTTGGCCTTGCAGTCGTTGTGATCTGCCTTCCACAAACGGTATTCCTCGCTATCCTTATCTAGATGATCATGCAGCTTGCATTGTTTGCAGGACACCGTAAGGGCCTCTACATCGAGAACTTTCCCTGTGTCAATAGAGATGCCGGTGACACAGCCATTCAGAGATGAAAAGCCCCTTCTCTGCCAGGTGCCATCGAATGAAGCACCGCAATTGGTTGGCCCATCCGATGTATCTGCTTTAAGCTCTTTTGCAGAATCACCCATACTTTTGGTTGCAATTTCCTTTACATGCTTCAGCAGTGTGCGCGAGTTTTTAGTGAATGCCCTCGCAGTAGGTGGTGGCGGCATGTTCATAAGTAAACATAACTTTCTGGCTCCAGTATGTCCCTTTCCGAGTGTTCTCATGCTGTAAACCAGTCTGCGATTCACTCCATAACTTTGCCCTTGAACTTTCGAAGTATAAGTGATATGCTCCCAGTCACAGTTCTGGCAGGTTAGACGTAGCTTCGAGGCACAACCCTTCCGGTTGTGCTCGTCTTCTCCGAGCACGAGGCAGAACTCGCCACAGTCACCACATCGTAGCAAAGCGAAAATATTGCTAAGAATGTCCATATCCACGAAACGATACCCGGTCACCTTAGCATCAGATACCTTTGCAGTGGATTGGGAAGGTTTAGGCACTGTATCTGCCTCGACAGCGGTTTTCGAAAGCTTTCGAAAAGAAGCAGATTTTGCAGGATTGCCTTCTTGAACAGGCTCCATGCCAGTCGAACAACTCGGTTCGTTTTCCGACTCATTAGGACTGTTTTTAACTCTCTTTCCTCTAAATTGAGACTTCCTGTAAAGCGGTTCCCACAAAAACGCCGCTTTTTGCGTCTCTGGTTAGCAAATTTAGGCATATTTGAAGAGTAAAATGGAAGGTTGTATTTTGACTTGATGTTGAAATGTGAAGATCGATATTTAGGAAGGTTCTGCATGTAAACTCTCTTGTTAGTGATATATTCAGTCACGTGGATAAAACACAGGGAACCCCAACAAGAGAAAATCGAAAACCCCATCGAAATCGGCCCTTTCAAATCCGACTTCTAGATCAAAACAAACTGCAAACAGACCGGTTGCCCCTAGCAACGGCTCgccaacattttttaaaagcttaATACTataggaaaaaatatattttcatttaaattaCATTACAAGGATAAATAACGGTAACTTTGAGAcgaaaataattgttttcacaattaattcaaatttggTAAATTTTAGGGTATCATACCGCCTTAAACTTGTTTTGTTATGTTGTACTCAGATGCTTCGAATGGCCTTAGCCTAACTATATAGCCCAGCTATATCCAggaaatcttttttttgttttcaaaaaaaaaacaatcatttGAAAAAATGATTGGCAGTTAGCCCCCATGATACTGCGCACCACAGAAAGTCCCCCTCGGAAATGGTTACGCGCATCACAGGTAGCCCCTCTCGGGGATGGTCACGcgcaccacaggaagcccccCCCCGGAAATGGTCACGCGCACCACAGGAAGTCCCTCTCGGAAATGGTCACGCGCACCACAGGAAGTTCCTCTCGGAAATGGTCACGCGCACCACAGGAAGTCCCTCTCGGAAATGGTCACGCGCACCACAGGAAGTCTCTCTCGGAAATGGTCACGCGCACCACAGGAAGTCCCTCTCGGAAATGGTCTCGCGCACCACAGGATGCCCCCCCCTCGAAAATGGTCACGCGCACCACAGGATGCCCCCCTCGAAAATGGTCACGCGCACCCCAGGAAGTCTCTCTCGGTAATGGTCACGCGCACCACAAGAAGTCCCTCTCGGAAATGGTCACGCGCACCACAGgatgcccccccccaaaaatggTCACGCGTACCACAGGAAGTCCCTCTCGGAAATGGTCACGCGCACCACAGGAAGTCTCTCTCGCAAATGGTCACGCGCACAACAGGAAGTCCCTCTCTGAAATGGTCACGCGCACCACAGGATGCCCCCCCCCTCGAAAATGGTCACGCGCACCACAGGAAGTCCCTCTCGGAAATGGTCACGCGCACCACAGGAAGTCCCTCTCGAAAATGGTCACGCGCACCACAGGATGCCCCCCCCCTCGGAAATGGTCACGCGCACCACAGGAAGTCCCTCTCGGAAATGGTCACGCGCACCACAGGTAGCTTCCTCTCTGAAATGGTCACGCGCACCACAGGTAGCTTCTTCTCTAAAATGGTCACGcgcaccacaggaagcccccCCTCGGAAATGGTCACGCGCACCGCAGGTAGCACCCTCTCGAAGATGGTCACGCGCACCACAGAAAGCCATCCTCTCGGAAATGGTCACGCGCACCACAGGTAGCACCCTCTCGGAAATATATACACGCTGGTAGCCCCCTCTAAGAAGGAATGGCTACACGCGCTCTTTTAACCTTCTCGCCAAAACCTTGAGGAAATATTTTGCTTTCGGGAGCGATTAGTCATAACTACTAGAATAGCTTCAATATCCTGGTATGGAGTCAGGTCTTACTCTTATCTTATAGCAAACTCCTTCGTTTGTGTACGAAGTAACCCTTATCGGTTCAACTTTGAAGTCTTTTAGCCCCAGCTGGTGTATTTCCCATAATTGGATTTAAATATATTAACCTGTTTTTAGAAGCAATAAGTTGACAGGTTGAATTTCGTCAGCTATTCATACTTTCGTAATGAGACAGGATTGCTATTCAGATGATAATACACTCATTCGCGACTAAACAGGTACGTTTTTTATCTTAATTACTGCGTCTATATGGTTGGAAACAGGTGGTGGTTTTTAGGGTAAAATCGAGAACCGTTTTCAAACATAAAACAAACAttataacataacataatatAACATAACTTAATCTAAGAGCAGTTCGTACTTTTAACAGTATAACATTACCTATTTCTACTGGCCTAATACAGAGGCTGTTTTATGAATTAATAAACGGATCATCGGGTCCCCTCGAGTTTGGCCTGTAAGCTCATCAGGAAAAGTATTGCTCTTTATTGAAAAAGCAATCGATTTCGTAAGTATATGCTCACACTGAAACGATTTTAACTCGTAATTAATTTGCCGTTCGTTTCTGCCTTAAAATTCGTTTTGCTTGTATGGATTTATTCGCACTTTTGCAAATTTTGAGCTGTTGTTTAAATCACCTTTTAATTACTCTAACTTGTAATTTGTGCCATTTCTCACTTATAAGATTGCactttttaaaaatgtaaataatttaaagttataaatgtttttatatTCAAAAGTTATCAGACTTTTGTTAGTAAAGCCATaatgtatatttttaaaaagcttATAACCTGTAGTTCAGCTTATGCCATTTAGGCTTTTAGAATGTTAGCCATTTGAAATGAAATGCATGTAGCTTTCCGATgtataaatagataaataaattaatttttaaatagaataagAAGtggtttcagaaaaaaaaaaattaaaccacTGGAGCCAGCTTGCTTGACAGTTCACTTTTCATatcggatattttttttttaattatttttgatGCCATATTTTGCAGTTCACTAATAGAATGAGCCATGTTTTAAAACCACGTAATTTAGTTTGCAAATAAAAGTCCATCCATCTAATGTGGATCCGcgagctttaaaaaaaaaaaaaaaaaaaaaaaaaaacagaaggaaattttcatttaataccccaagggaggggagggtgtggAGAAAGATactggagagggggaggggcatggGTCCGAATATTTGAAGCCACCCATATGGGGCCCCGGAAAAAAATGGGCCCTCTAAGGGGGTCCTCTGATTGTTTTATGAGTTTTACTGAAATTCTTGGTAAGCAATGTTCAGCTAAGCTTACAAAGTATGTCATAATCTTTAAAAAGTCATGCCAAATACCCTCATAAAGACATCTTAAAAGATGGTGATATGGTAATATGGTAAAAGATAGTAGGTGGTCGGTTCATTTAGGTACCTCTATAATAGCAGTTTTGAGTATATTATGACAAAACACCATGTGTCCGTGTTTatgctttatttaccaaagaaaATGCCTTCCGTTTAGTTATTGATTGCCACGAGAAGAGGATGGTTTAAAGGATTTATGAGAATTGGATGATTTTTAGCCTTATAGAACATGGATTTGGGGATTAAGAGCTCCTGGGAGTCCATTTTGAGGAGTCAATCCCCACAATGCTGAAGTGTAAGTAATTCTTAATAATTTTTCGTTTTTATCGGATTCTCTAAGTGAAAAAGGATTGGGGTGTTCGCCACTGCCTTTAAGTCAAATTTACTAGACGAATGTTTTAGAAATACATTGAGTCCAAAAAGGCAAAGATGATAATGAAAGCCTACTGAAAGCAGAACAAGCTAGCCAATGTCTTGGCTAGAGTTTCGCAGTTGCCAGGAATTGAAGTTTCAAATTCAGTACATAATAATGCTCGAGCTTCTTCCATCGTGCTGGCCTTTTTGGAAATTTTATCTAAAACGAACAAATCCCATTTAAAAGCAGGAATATTTAATTACAACCCACAAAAATCCATCGAACACAATACTCTTAGTTAGCCGTTTATGTAGAGTTTAAATCAAACTGTATTgattatattttattgttatcttattataatgtacactcttttttttataacatcGTCTAATTTTCacttgaggctgggccgttcttatttttggagcatttgaAGGCTAAAAACATTCTTATGGTtgttcttaaatttcagtGTATTAAAATACTATACTATATAATATACTATCATGAAGTGTTAAAAGGAAAATTAAACACACGATAAAATAACAATGATATTTATGGTTGCTATTAAAACTTCACAAACTTCATTTGCAAGAGGACGATGCAACGGATTTTGTATTAATTTAAATCTTGACAATTTTCCAGATTCTTTTGTACTATGGTTTTAAACAAGACGCGAGTTGACACAAGCCTCAATTACACAATGCCGGAGTTCAGAGAAATCATGTTATTTCTCTTCATACTGGAAATCACCAGAGTAGTATCCACACAAAACTCAACTGGGAGCCTTCCATATATTTCAACCAAGATCCAAGTCAGCAACACCAATCTTCCAAATTTCACGGAAGTTCGGATCGGGGTCATTATAGATGAAACAACTCGGTTAGATTTCAGCACTGCCTTGCAAATCTTTCATAGTAAAATACGAAATGATAAAAGTCTTTCGCCAAGGATTTTAAACACGACAATAACTCGCAATACGCCGTATGTAACACTGAAGAGTATTTGTGAATCATTTACAAAGGAGAATTCCCCCCATGGAATGGTATTTATTTGTCGAGGACCATGTGCGGGAGTTACAAGCTATACCAAGTTGGGGAGGAACATCGGTTGGGTCGGAGCCCGTGTTAACAGACCAGAACAGCAAAGAGCGCAATGCGAACATGTAAGTATGAACAACCCTGAATATTTTCGAGGGTCCTAGATAGCTTTTTCGGGTGCGGGTAAGCGTTTCCTGTAAGACAAGAGAAGTTCGGGACAGAAATGTCGCACGGGACTCGGCATGACGTTATATATAGGAACGTCCAGCCTgggatttcaccaaatttgaACATGATAAAAACATGCCGAGGTTCAGATAGTGTGATGCGGGataaaaatgcagaatcaaattgtgttcgTGATAACAACTTAGAATATTATcatttgtgtatttttttgtatattgggtatcatatttctaatacaatgaaatttaaaaacatccttttaagaacattttcagccttaaattTCCCCAAACATAAAAAAGGTCCAGAGCCCGAGAATcacaaaacggatctgttccgcagtccgattttttgctggctgggaagaaGTTAGGCCGGTTAGCTTGCTGGGGTAAAATcgtcccgaatggttctgctggcaaatttgtggagtcgaactagttgtgctaggaatattaaaaaaaaatcggttATACGAGAAATTATTCATGTGCTAAAAAGCCTAACCACTGCTGGCTGGGAGTAAAAATCCCTCATcttttgctggctgggaaaaaatgcCTAATCTTTTGCAGGCTGGAAAAAAAAGCCTAATCTTTTGCAGGCTGGAAAAAAAAGCCTAATcttttgctggctgggaaaaaatgcCTAATCTTTTGCAGGCTGGGAAGAAAAATATCTAATCACTGCTGGCTGGGAATAAAAATGCCTAATCTTTTGCAGGCTGGGAAAAAATGCCTAATCTTTTGCAGGCTTGGAAGAAATGCCTAATCTTTTGCAGGCTGGGAAAAAATGCCTAATCTTTTGCAGGCTTGGAAGAAATGCCTAATcttttgctggctgggaaaaaatgcCTAATCTTTTGAAGGCTTGGAAGAAAAATATCTAACCACTGCTGGCTTGTAGGAACATATATTTTCCCCAGCATTTCAAAATAGATTAtttcggcatcagaacatcTTCAAACGAAGAAATGTgccattttaacgtgtttttggagggggggggggggggggggttggttGTGTGCCCTTCGAGTCtgaactga contains:
- the LOC116620912 gene encoding uncharacterized protein LOC116620912, producing MEPVQEGNPAKSASFRKLSKTAVEADTVPKPSQSTAKVSDAKVTGYRFVDMDILSNIFALLRCGDCGEFCLVLGEDEHNRKGCASKLRLTCQNCDWEHITYTSKVQGQSYGVNRRLVYSMRTLGKGHTGARKLCLLMNMPPPPTARAFTKNSRTLLKHVKEIATKSMGDSAKELKADTSDGPTNCGASFDGTWQRRGFSSLNGCVTGISIDTGKVLDVEALTVSCKQCKLHDHLDKDSEEYRLWKADHNDCKANFRGSAPAMEPEGVQRIFNRSVETHNIRYTEYYGDGDCKSFNRVEKVYEADNIIVKKK